One segment of Aquimarina sp. BL5 DNA contains the following:
- a CDS encoding DUF6531 domain-containing protein: MLLASKHFTPVIGIDIHIVIIPPGIPVPIPHPYIGMVVDPMDYVPIIGSTVNVNCVPKGNSGTAGMIGTVIHIPMGGPFAMAPMIGHDSMNFFGSTKVSAEDAYFTPAGYMTMTCNDIGMPLSLTPGKKMKPIPSLYLPSSMSVPLPMGKPVNVGGPYAPDLMGMLMALVMSYGFGALMKGAGKGLTKLNHKVLKKFPATEGLSKKMCKMGFEPVDLITGRMVYEGEDFSIAGQIPIRWERNWYSDSAYEGMMGHGMHCNYDLALHIDYDEDAIVMRLPDGRITSFPLLVAENKSSYNRTEKLTLTCIDGTTYEVIDHQSRETYTYTKYTDTLYKPTSLRNSEGFKIQFIYNAVYKLEQIIDTAGRKIDLELDEENRVTKVTATHQGETRTLVRYAYNEDGDLIKIIDALDQATVMEYENHLMIKKTDRNGQAFYWKYDGKATGAKCIETWGDEGILSGTIEYNKGYNIITNSLDQESIYYFNNLNLCTQVTDPMGDSIFHEYTPYMEPYRDIDEEGNITGYSYDERGNLTGLHQPDGSVIGFVYDEKDRLVLTKDPSGGSVVKTFDHDRLHAVIGLDGGVTSFEYNESGLINEVRDNAGNRTKLEYDEDHNLHKLTLPNGAASSWKYDPWGRCLHTRNSEDHQQQFFYDELDRIYQIRQADTNIIKLKYNAYDEVIQTVDQKKREVNFDYTPMGSLKMREENSRKVYFKYDTEEQLNTITNEHNESYRFSRNEKGEIVREIGFDGLTRKYDRDRAGKVLKVNRPDDKFTEYEYDLNGRITRTEHSDGTWETYSYDLNGNLIEAINENSRVQLIRDTAGRIIAENQDGHLVESEYDNLSNRTNITSSLGANIALTRNKLGLIQEVTANSVPTSEGEISDKVGSRGWNAQFSHNSLGMEVERILPGGITNHIEYDHAGRPTQHKVTAGSREMRHRTYTWNVNDRLTKMVDRLTNGTVAYNYDEFNNLAGARYENKQFDYKLPDEVGNLYRTEGKGDRKYGTGGQLLEADGNKFKYDAEGNLITKISATGTFEYSWYGNGMLRSVTDPKNCTTEFEYDALGRRTAKITDVSLSLSKANKQITRFVWDGNVPLHEWKYDLKQRPELVVDEFGILKESKPEPVENLITWVFDEGTFKPAAKITEDDSYSIITDYLGTPVEMYNSQGEKTWQVEYDIYGKVRKLAKGSLGDCPFRYQGQYEDVETGLYYNRFRYYSPNEGVYITKDPLGLKSGQHNLYSYVSDTNRLLDVLGLFHHNDTGHNVYGLYDVVGVDDMGEDILADKPYYVGITNDLDTRRAGHTTSGRLTDDGNTVLKPLHEDITYGEARGYEQAYIEHYETKTGTVGDDISQKNRGNKINSFDVDNTTRDRARQKSFSDNRKKKLKQLKGACK, translated from the coding sequence ATGTTATTAGCAAGTAAACATTTTACCCCTGTTATCGGAATTGATATTCATATCGTGATCATTCCACCTGGAATTCCTGTTCCAATTCCGCATCCATATATTGGTATGGTAGTGGATCCTATGGACTATGTCCCAATAATAGGTTCTACAGTGAATGTAAACTGTGTCCCCAAAGGGAATAGTGGTACCGCCGGTATGATAGGTACTGTGATTCATATTCCTATGGGTGGACCTTTTGCAATGGCACCAATGATAGGGCATGATTCTATGAACTTTTTTGGAAGTACAAAAGTAAGTGCGGAAGACGCCTACTTTACTCCTGCCGGATATATGACGATGACATGTAACGATATCGGTATGCCATTATCATTAACTCCTGGCAAAAAAATGAAACCCATACCAAGCTTATACCTACCCTCATCAATGAGTGTACCTCTACCCATGGGAAAACCGGTAAATGTAGGAGGACCATATGCACCCGATTTAATGGGTATGTTAATGGCTTTGGTTATGTCCTACGGTTTTGGGGCATTGATGAAAGGCGCTGGAAAAGGATTAACAAAGTTAAATCATAAAGTATTAAAAAAATTCCCAGCTACAGAAGGCCTGAGTAAAAAAATGTGTAAAATGGGATTTGAACCTGTAGACCTGATTACAGGCCGTATGGTTTATGAAGGAGAAGACTTTAGTATTGCCGGACAAATACCTATACGTTGGGAACGTAATTGGTATTCAGATTCTGCATATGAAGGAATGATGGGTCACGGAATGCATTGTAACTACGATCTTGCATTACATATAGATTATGATGAAGACGCAATAGTTATGAGATTACCTGACGGAAGAATAACTTCTTTTCCTCTATTAGTTGCAGAAAATAAATCGTCCTATAATAGAACAGAAAAACTTACGCTTACGTGTATCGACGGCACTACTTATGAAGTCATAGATCACCAATCTCGAGAAACCTATACGTATACTAAATATACAGATACACTATACAAACCAACAAGCCTAAGAAACTCTGAAGGTTTCAAAATACAATTCATATACAATGCCGTATATAAATTAGAACAAATCATTGATACTGCAGGAAGAAAAATTGATTTAGAGTTAGATGAGGAAAATAGGGTTACCAAAGTTACAGCCACACATCAGGGAGAAACTAGAACGCTAGTTCGGTATGCATATAATGAAGATGGAGATCTCATAAAAATAATAGATGCACTGGATCAGGCAACGGTTATGGAATATGAAAACCACCTGATGATCAAAAAAACGGATCGTAACGGACAGGCTTTCTACTGGAAATATGATGGGAAAGCTACAGGTGCTAAGTGTATTGAGACTTGGGGAGATGAAGGAATTCTTTCCGGAACCATAGAATATAACAAAGGATATAACATAATCACCAATTCACTTGACCAAGAGAGTATTTATTATTTTAATAATCTAAATCTATGTACTCAGGTCACAGACCCTATGGGTGACAGTATATTCCATGAATATACTCCTTATATGGAACCTTATCGAGATATTGATGAAGAAGGTAATATCACTGGATATAGTTATGACGAACGCGGAAATTTGACAGGTTTACACCAACCGGATGGTTCTGTTATTGGATTTGTTTATGATGAAAAAGATAGGTTAGTTCTTACTAAAGATCCATCAGGAGGTTCCGTAGTAAAAACCTTTGATCATGATCGTCTACATGCAGTAATTGGATTAGACGGAGGCGTTACTTCTTTCGAGTATAATGAATCGGGACTAATTAATGAAGTCAGAGATAATGCGGGAAACAGAACAAAACTCGAGTATGACGAAGATCATAACCTACATAAACTTACTCTACCTAATGGAGCAGCATCTAGCTGGAAATACGACCCATGGGGAAGATGTTTACATACTAGAAACTCCGAAGACCATCAACAACAATTCTTCTATGATGAGTTAGATCGTATTTATCAAATAAGACAAGCAGACACCAATATCATTAAGCTAAAGTACAATGCATATGATGAGGTCATCCAAACGGTGGATCAAAAGAAACGTGAAGTTAATTTTGATTACACTCCAATGGGAAGCCTTAAAATGAGAGAAGAAAATAGTAGAAAAGTCTACTTTAAATACGATACGGAAGAACAACTAAACACCATTACCAACGAGCATAATGAATCTTACCGTTTCTCCAGGAATGAAAAAGGAGAAATTGTAAGAGAAATTGGTTTTGATGGATTGACCAGAAAATATGATCGTGATCGCGCAGGAAAAGTTTTAAAAGTAAATCGTCCTGACGATAAATTCACAGAATATGAATACGATCTAAACGGAAGAATTACTCGTACAGAACATAGTGATGGCACTTGGGAAACCTATAGTTACGATCTTAATGGCAATCTGATTGAAGCCATTAATGAAAACAGTCGTGTACAACTCATAAGAGATACAGCAGGACGCATTATTGCAGAAAATCAGGATGGACATCTTGTAGAAAGTGAGTATGATAATCTAAGTAACAGAACTAATATCACCAGTAGCTTAGGTGCTAACATTGCCCTTACGAGAAACAAACTTGGTCTTATCCAGGAGGTTACAGCAAATAGCGTTCCCACTTCCGAAGGGGAGATATCAGACAAGGTCGGATCGAGGGGTTGGAACGCTCAATTCTCACATAACAGTCTTGGTATGGAAGTAGAAAGAATACTTCCTGGTGGGATCACTAATCATATCGAATATGATCATGCAGGTAGGCCCACACAACATAAAGTAACGGCGGGCAGCAGAGAAATGCGCCATCGTACATACACCTGGAATGTAAATGATCGATTGACCAAAATGGTAGATCGATTAACGAATGGTACCGTTGCATATAACTATGACGAGTTTAATAATTTAGCAGGAGCGCGTTATGAGAATAAGCAGTTTGACTATAAGCTGCCTGATGAAGTAGGTAATTTATACAGAACCGAAGGCAAGGGAGATCGAAAATATGGAACAGGAGGACAATTATTAGAAGCCGATGGTAATAAGTTTAAATACGATGCCGAAGGAAATCTAATCACAAAAATCAGTGCCACTGGCACATTTGAATATTCTTGGTACGGCAACGGAATGCTACGATCAGTTACTGATCCAAAAAATTGCACTACTGAATTTGAATACGACGCACTTGGTCGTCGTACCGCTAAGATCACAGATGTCAGCCTGAGCCTGTCGAAGGCCAATAAGCAAATAACAAGATTTGTGTGGGACGGCAATGTACCTCTCCATGAATGGAAATACGATCTCAAACAACGACCAGAATTGGTAGTAGATGAGTTTGGTATATTAAAAGAAAGTAAACCTGAACCAGTAGAAAATCTAATTACTTGGGTGTTTGATGAAGGTACTTTTAAACCGGCTGCCAAGATTACAGAAGACGACTCCTACTCTATCATCACAGACTATCTCGGTACTCCTGTAGAAATGTATAATAGCCAAGGAGAAAAAACCTGGCAGGTAGAATATGATATTTACGGAAAAGTACGTAAGTTAGCTAAAGGTTCTTTGGGAGATTGTCCGTTTAGATATCAGGGACAGTATGAAGATGTAGAAACTGGATTGTATTACAATAGGTTTCGATATTACTCACCGAATGAAGGGGTGTATATAACTAAAGATCCTTTAGGTCTTAAATCAGGTCAACATAACCTTTATTCTTATGTCTCGGATACTAATAGGCTATTAGATGTATTAGGTCTATTTCATCATAATGATACAGGTCATAACGTTTATGGTTTATATGATGTTGTTGGAGTTGATGATATGGGGGAAGATATCCTAGCAGACAAACCTTATTATGTTGGAATCACTAACGACTTAGACACAAGAAGGGCTGGACATACAACTTCTGGAAGATTAACAGATGACGGAAATACTGTTTTAAAACCTTTACATGAAGATATAACATACGGAGAAGCCCGAGGTTACGAACAAGCATATATTGAACACTATGAGACGAAAACCGGGACCGTTGGAGACGATATATCGCAAAAAAATAGAGGTAATAAAATTAATTCTTTTGATGTAGACAACACAACAAGAGACAGAGCAAGACAAAAAAGCTTCTCTGACAATAGAAAGAAAAAATTAAAACAACTTAAAGGTGCTTGTAAATAA
- a CDS encoding type VI secretion system Vgr family protein, which yields MALQSNTQIFIGGSPISAYKKLMLHQEIDSHHVLELLCRMDVLENISGEIASESKNYLGEILTVKVSSLDTINGYKELEFKGIVTSVSNTKGFHHQSGDMVSIKAHSCSIITDDGPHYDSHSDVGLSEILDKTFQGYDKSKLETNFSPQNSETLHYSVQHNESSFEYASRLAAQYSEWFFYDGSKLVFGKPEDKDTTELNYGHDLQEFSLNLNPTPNNFKYFTNDYLTDEQHEMATAQVNSGVNGFNGFTSEKSDAIFAKETSVYVNSYYDPQLKKRLDKHVEQQKKATEIKQVQIHGTSDNPGVNLGQVVKIKGEQSDYGNFRIISVSHSSTENGKYQNRFVGVTADLDVYPNTNMMAFPKSESQVATVMDNADPEGMSRIKVQFPWQKATGEETPWLRVLTPHAGGGKGFQFTPEKDEEVIVGFEGGNAERPYVMGALFTGGSNAGDWKTEKNDIKAIKTRGGHTLSFSDEDGKETITITDKNGNSIILDTSKKEINISAPEKINFSSKEININATETVNIDGTNNVNVTSKEILNDGSAKVTVNSKAKVEIGAPSTLVEGKAELKLTSKGMTDIDGTAMTNVKGGLLNLNCG from the coding sequence ATGGCTCTGCAATCAAACACACAAATATTTATAGGTGGATCTCCAATATCTGCATATAAAAAATTAATGCTTCATCAGGAAATCGATTCGCATCACGTTCTTGAACTTTTATGCAGAATGGATGTATTAGAAAATATCTCTGGGGAAATAGCATCCGAAAGCAAAAATTATCTAGGCGAGATTTTGACAGTAAAAGTTTCTTCTCTTGATACTATCAATGGATATAAAGAATTAGAATTTAAAGGAATAGTAACTTCTGTTAGCAATACCAAAGGATTCCATCATCAAAGTGGAGACATGGTTTCTATAAAAGCACACAGCTGCAGTATCATAACCGATGATGGACCTCATTATGACTCGCATAGTGACGTTGGACTCTCTGAAATATTAGACAAAACATTTCAGGGATATGATAAATCCAAACTCGAAACTAATTTCAGCCCGCAGAACTCTGAAACCCTTCATTATAGTGTGCAACATAACGAAAGTTCATTTGAGTACGCTAGTAGACTGGCTGCGCAATACAGTGAATGGTTTTTCTATGATGGAAGCAAACTTGTGTTTGGAAAACCTGAGGATAAGGACACTACAGAATTAAATTATGGTCATGATTTACAAGAGTTCTCTTTAAACCTCAACCCTACTCCTAATAACTTTAAATATTTTACCAACGATTATCTAACAGATGAGCAACACGAAATGGCAACGGCTCAGGTAAATTCTGGTGTTAACGGATTTAATGGGTTTACAAGCGAAAAAAGTGATGCAATCTTTGCAAAAGAAACCAGTGTCTATGTAAACTCCTATTACGATCCTCAATTAAAGAAACGATTAGACAAACATGTAGAACAACAAAAAAAAGCTACTGAAATAAAACAAGTCCAAATCCATGGAACAAGTGATAATCCAGGAGTAAATCTGGGACAAGTTGTAAAAATAAAAGGAGAACAATCTGATTATGGGAATTTCAGAATTATTAGTGTTTCGCATAGTTCTACCGAAAACGGAAAATATCAAAACCGTTTTGTAGGTGTAACTGCTGATCTAGATGTATATCCTAACACCAATATGATGGCTTTTCCTAAAAGCGAGTCTCAAGTAGCAACAGTAATGGATAATGCTGATCCGGAAGGAATGAGTAGAATAAAGGTTCAGTTTCCTTGGCAAAAAGCAACTGGAGAAGAAACACCATGGCTTCGCGTGTTAACTCCTCACGCTGGAGGCGGAAAAGGTTTCCAATTCACACCTGAAAAAGATGAAGAAGTAATTGTAGGTTTTGAAGGTGGGAATGCAGAAAGACCTTATGTAATGGGTGCTCTCTTTACAGGTGGTAGTAATGCAGGTGACTGGAAAACCGAGAAGAATGATATCAAAGCAATTAAAACCAGAGGTGGTCATACACTATCATTCTCAGATGAAGATGGAAAAGAGACCATAACTATAACTGATAAAAACGGTAACTCAATTATTTTGGATACTTCAAAAAAGGAAATAAATATAAGTGCGCCGGAGAAAATTAATTTTTCATCCAAAGAAATTAATATCAACGCCACAGAAACTGTAAACATAGATGGTACCAATAATGTAAATGTTACTTCTAAAGAAATCCTAAACGACGGAAGTGCAAAGGTCACTGTAAACAGCAAGGCTAAAGTAGAAATTGGTGCGCCAAGTACATTGGTAGAAGGGAAAGCTGAATTAAAGCTTACTAGTAAAGGTATGACTGATATTGATGGTACGGCAATGACAAATGTAAAAGGAGGATTACTAAACCTTAATTGCGGTTAA